CGAAAAGGTTCAGGTGAACAGTTTTCTGGCCGACTGGCTGGATTACTGTCTAAAGTTCGGCCACCTGCCTATGGAGCATTCCGTGTGGACCGGTGAGGGCGTGGACTAAGGTTGAATGTCGGCGCTCTCGCGTCTGCCATAGGATTGTGCGGGTTGGAGTGTGTCGAAGTTGTCAAAATCGGCAATTTGAAGCAGTGGTCTGGATGGAATGTGACGGAATTCGGGACCTTAGGGCCTATTCCCAATAATCTGTAAGGCATTCTTCTTTGGATTGCTCAATTTGAGAGCCCTGAAACCAAAAGTGTCATGACAGAAAACGATCCCCAAAAGCCTCTTCGGGTGCTACAGATCACCGATCCTCATCTCATGGCCGACCCTGACGGGGCGCTTTTGGGCGTTAACACCAGAGATAGCCTGGATGCGGTCATCGCCCAGGTGCTGAAGGATCATGGCCAGCCTGATCTGATTCTGGCTACCGGGGATATCGCACAGGATGCCTCTGAAGAGGCTTACCGCCTGTTTGGTGAAAAGCTGAGGGCTTTCAATTGCGAATCTGTCTGGATAGCTGGCAATCACGACGATGCGTCGGTTCTGATGCCGATAGCCACCGAACTTAACGCCAGCCATCGTCATGTCGTCAGGGGCGGCTGGCAGTTTGTGCTTCTGGACACGTCAGTGCCGGGCAAAGTTCACGGCCATCTTCCTGAATCAGAGCTGGATTTTCTTGAAAAGACGCTTAGCGATAATCCAGACAGGCCTGCTCTCATTGCCCTGCATCACCACCCGGTGGATATTGATACGCGCTGGATGTCGGCCATCGGCTTGCAGAACAACGACGATTTCTGGCGCATTGTGGATCGCTTTCCCCAGGTGAAAACCGTTCTCTGGGGCCACATCCATCAGGAATACGATGAATATCGCAAGGGCGTCAGATTGCTGGCAACACCGTCAACCTGCATCCAGTTTACAGCAGGTTCGTTGAAGTTCTCGGTAGAAGAGAAGGCACCCGGTTACCGTTGGTTCGAGATGAAACCCGACGGCGAGTTCACCACGCACGTGAAACGCTCGGAAGGCTTCGTGTTCGAGCTGGATATGGACAGCACTGGCTATTGAATCGCGATGACAGGGCCCCAGGCGATGGACGGGTAGATGCTGTTATCTGCCGGGTAACCTGTATATAATTTCCGGCGGCCCAGGAATGGCGCCCAAGCAAAAGCCATCAGGATCTTCAAGGACCGAAGACATGCCCCAGGCAAGTGGACTGCAGTTCACCGCCACCATTGGCGGACTCCCCCGGGATTTTTTCACCGTTGTCGGCTTCGAGCTGACGGAAACCCTGTCGAGCCTGTTCCAAGGACGGCTGAACCTGGCCAGCACCTTCTCGGATATTTCAGCGTCTGACGTACTGGAACAACCAGTCGATCTGGTGGTGTGGCAGCACGGCGAACCCCTGCGCCGCTTCACCGGCGTGATCAACGAATTCGCCCGGGGCGACACCGGCCACCGCCGCACCCGCTATGAAGTCATCATCCAGCCGCCCTTATGGCGCCTTGGGCTGATGCACAACAGCCGCATCTTCCAGACCCAGTCCACCGACGCCATCGTCAAAACCCTGCTGGAAGAGCGGGGCATCATCGATACCACCTTCGACCTGAAACGCACCCCCATCGAGCGGGAATACTGCGTCC
This genomic stretch from Marinobacter halotolerans harbors:
- the cpdA gene encoding 3',5'-cyclic-AMP phosphodiesterase, with the protein product MTENDPQKPLRVLQITDPHLMADPDGALLGVNTRDSLDAVIAQVLKDHGQPDLILATGDIAQDASEEAYRLFGEKLRAFNCESVWIAGNHDDASVLMPIATELNASHRHVVRGGWQFVLLDTSVPGKVHGHLPESELDFLEKTLSDNPDRPALIALHHHPVDIDTRWMSAIGLQNNDDFWRIVDRFPQVKTVLWGHIHQEYDEYRKGVRLLATPSTCIQFTAGSLKFSVEEKAPGYRWFEMKPDGEFTTHVKRSEGFVFELDMDSTGY